A window of the Gemmatirosa kalamazoonensis genome harbors these coding sequences:
- a CDS encoding glycosyltransferase — MRVAIVHDWLGPMTGAERVLQEMLRCYPGADVFTAVDFLPAEHRAAVLGDARVIPSFIQRLPGARTRYWSYVPLMPLAMEQFDLTGYDLVLSNSHTVAKGVVVQPEQVHVCYLMSPPRFAWDLQPLYLRAHGMRGLKAVLARVMLARMRVWDAIAAARVDAFVACSRFVARRCEVCYRRDAAVLHPPVDVDFYTPDPRVPREDFHLAASRLTPFKRLDLAVEAFNGMPDRRLVVIGDGPERRRIERLAGPNVTLLGRVSDAVLRDHMRRARSFVFTAPEDFGIVMAEAQACGTPVVALGRGGAREIVRDLHEERPTGVLFAEQTAESLRDAIRRLEASAARISPAACRQNAERFAPERFRDALVRHVDAALARYGTVGD; from the coding sequence ATGAGAGTCGCGATCGTCCACGACTGGCTCGGCCCGATGACGGGGGCGGAGCGCGTGCTGCAGGAGATGCTGCGCTGCTACCCGGGCGCCGACGTCTTCACCGCCGTCGATTTCCTGCCTGCGGAGCATCGCGCCGCGGTGCTCGGCGATGCGCGCGTGATCCCGTCGTTCATCCAACGACTGCCGGGCGCGCGCACCCGGTACTGGAGCTACGTGCCGCTCATGCCGTTGGCGATGGAGCAGTTCGACCTCACGGGGTACGACCTCGTGCTGTCGAACAGCCACACGGTGGCGAAGGGCGTCGTCGTGCAGCCGGAGCAGGTGCACGTGTGCTACCTCATGTCGCCGCCGCGCTTCGCGTGGGATCTGCAGCCGCTCTACCTGCGCGCGCACGGCATGCGCGGGCTGAAGGCGGTGCTCGCGCGCGTGATGCTCGCCCGGATGCGCGTGTGGGACGCGATCGCGGCGGCGCGCGTCGACGCATTCGTGGCGTGCTCGCGCTTCGTCGCGCGCCGGTGCGAGGTGTGCTACCGACGCGACGCCGCGGTGCTCCATCCGCCGGTCGACGTCGACTTCTACACGCCCGACCCTCGCGTGCCGCGCGAGGATTTCCATCTCGCCGCGTCGCGCCTCACGCCGTTCAAGCGACTCGATCTCGCGGTGGAAGCGTTCAACGGCATGCCCGATCGTCGGCTCGTCGTGATCGGCGACGGGCCGGAGCGCCGGCGCATCGAGCGGCTCGCCGGGCCTAACGTCACGCTGCTCGGACGCGTGTCCGACGCGGTGCTGCGCGACCACATGCGCCGCGCCCGCTCGTTCGTCTTCACCGCGCCGGAGGACTTCGGCATCGTGATGGCCGAGGCGCAGGCGTGCGGCACGCCCGTCGTCGCGCTCGGCCGCGGCGGCGCGCGCGAGATCGTGCGCGACCTGCACGAGGAGCGGCCGACGGGCGTGCTGTTCGCCGAGCAGACCGCCGAGTCGCTGCGCGACGCGATCCGGCGGCTCGAGGCGAGCGCGGCGCGCATCTCGCCCGCCGCATGCCGCCAGAACGCCGAGCGATTCGCGCCCGAGCGCTTTCGCGACGCGCTGGTGCGGCACGTCGACGCGGCGCTCGCGCGCTACGGCACCGTCGGCGACTGA
- a CDS encoding protoporphyrinogen/coproporphyrinogen oxidase: protein MPRVAVIGAGPAGLAAADRLGRAGVHVELFEASSRVGGLAGSVERWGRAVDLGPHVIAGGPPAAVALWTELLGNAYHCVPLRRAIAMHGTLVPYPPRPTSLMRALPATTLAACVAGAAAARVVPRRGAQPNDSAGWVAARYGRALYDAVLAPYVEKLWGRPGERVDASFARALLGDAPSDERGAARGPCERERADTFAVPVGGTGAVWERLTDRIRARATVHLDTPVDGVEVRDERVCGVTVRGERRPFTHVVSSMPLSRLVRLTSGLPPETLAATDRLSSRHALVVHLRVVGAPLLPYAWVYVFDPRLAVGRVTDTRAWGVPGPTYEDGIVTLEYWCGDESPAWRGDDERVLERASAELAASALLPGARVLDGRVTRLRGALPVPEVGYGDTLRAITASLASVRGLLTIGRHGGFAFNSTAESLADGIAAADAILGELGVAQSPTVP, encoded by the coding sequence GTGCCGCGTGTCGCCGTGATCGGCGCCGGGCCCGCCGGGCTCGCGGCGGCCGATCGACTCGGGCGCGCCGGTGTGCACGTGGAGCTGTTCGAGGCGTCGTCGCGCGTGGGCGGGCTCGCGGGCTCGGTCGAGCGGTGGGGACGGGCGGTCGACCTCGGGCCGCACGTGATCGCCGGCGGGCCACCGGCCGCGGTCGCGCTGTGGACGGAGCTGCTCGGCAACGCGTACCACTGCGTGCCGCTGCGTCGCGCCATCGCCATGCACGGTACGCTCGTGCCCTATCCACCTCGTCCGACGTCGCTGATGCGCGCGCTTCCAGCGACCACGCTCGCCGCGTGCGTCGCCGGCGCCGCGGCGGCGCGCGTGGTCCCGCGTCGTGGCGCGCAGCCTAACGACAGCGCGGGCTGGGTGGCGGCGCGCTACGGTCGCGCGCTCTACGACGCCGTGCTCGCGCCGTACGTCGAGAAGCTGTGGGGGCGGCCGGGCGAGCGCGTGGACGCGAGCTTCGCGCGTGCGCTGCTCGGCGACGCGCCGTCGGACGAGCGCGGCGCGGCGCGCGGACCGTGCGAGCGCGAGCGCGCCGACACGTTCGCGGTGCCCGTCGGCGGCACGGGCGCCGTCTGGGAGCGCCTAACGGATCGGATCCGCGCGCGCGCCACGGTGCACCTCGACACGCCGGTCGACGGCGTCGAGGTGCGTGACGAACGCGTGTGCGGCGTCACGGTACGCGGCGAGCGGCGCCCGTTCACGCACGTCGTGTCGAGCATGCCGCTGAGCCGGCTCGTGCGCCTGACGAGCGGACTGCCACCGGAGACGCTCGCTGCGACGGACCGTCTCTCGAGCCGGCACGCGCTCGTGGTGCACCTACGCGTGGTCGGCGCGCCGCTGCTGCCGTACGCGTGGGTCTACGTGTTCGACCCGCGTCTCGCCGTCGGACGCGTGACCGACACGCGCGCGTGGGGCGTCCCGGGACCGACGTACGAGGACGGGATCGTCACGCTGGAATACTGGTGCGGCGACGAGAGCCCTGCGTGGCGCGGTGACGACGAGCGCGTGCTCGAGCGCGCGAGCGCCGAGCTCGCGGCGAGTGCCCTGCTCCCCGGCGCGCGCGTGCTCGACGGACGTGTGACGCGTCTGCGCGGCGCGCTGCCGGTGCCCGAGGTCGGGTACGGCGACACGCTGCGCGCGATCACCGCGTCGCTCGCGTCCGTGCGCGGGCTCCTCACGATCGGGCGCCACGGCGGCTTCGCGTTCAACAGCACGGCGGAGAGCCTCGCCGACGGCATCGCGGCGGCCGACGCGATCCTCGGCGAGCTGGGAGTCGCTCAGTCGCCGACGGTGCCGTAG
- a CDS encoding sugar transferase — translation MTGLARRRGARDAAKRAVDVVGAAALLVAGVPLIALCALLVRLRSPGPALFRQRREGLGGRPFTLYKLRTMRVDADAVLARVLADDAAARDEWARYRRLRDDPRLVPGVGSWLRRTSLDELPQLWNVLRGDMSLVGPRPLELPVLDRFPAAERAARAAVRPGLTGLWQVSGRSETDLVTLWAIDAEYVRSRSLLGDLRILVRTPRAVLTRRGAY, via the coding sequence GTGACGGGACTCGCTCGTCGCCGAGGTGCGCGCGACGCGGCCAAGCGCGCGGTCGACGTCGTGGGCGCCGCCGCGCTGCTCGTCGCGGGCGTACCGCTCATCGCGCTCTGCGCGCTGCTCGTACGGCTGCGCAGTCCGGGCCCCGCGCTGTTCCGCCAACGCCGCGAGGGGCTCGGCGGCCGGCCGTTCACGCTCTACAAGCTGCGCACGATGCGCGTCGACGCGGACGCGGTGCTCGCGCGCGTGCTGGCGGACGATGCGGCGGCGCGTGACGAGTGGGCGCGCTATCGGCGACTGCGCGACGATCCACGACTCGTTCCCGGCGTCGGAAGCTGGCTGCGGCGCACGAGCCTCGACGAGTTGCCGCAGCTGTGGAACGTGCTGCGTGGGGACATGAGCCTCGTCGGCCCACGCCCGCTGGAGCTGCCCGTGCTCGATCGATTCCCGGCGGCGGAGCGCGCCGCGCGCGCGGCCGTGCGGCCTGGCCTGACGGGCCTCTGGCAGGTGTCCGGCCGCAGCGAGACGGACCTCGTCACGCTGTGGGCGATCGACGCGGAGTACGTGCGCAGCCGGTCGCTGCTCGGCGACCTGCGGATCCTCGTGCGCACGCCGCGCGCGGTGCTCACGCGCCGCGGCGCGTACTGA
- a CDS encoding PIG-L deacetylase family protein translates to MRVLAVVAHPDDETLGCGGTLARLADEGNEVTALLALRRCDPRGVANWSALVECFERACALLGARAAVHDAPLDETLAETHPHELHDRVAPWVARADLVLTHWPGDVNQVHRGVARAVEIATRPFRRRVNVSLFEIPSSTDQTFGVAGAHAFLPNEFVLLGTDHVRRKCEAMALYSTEHAPGRTAADVERRLRVRGAEVGAEFAEAFAVARRFV, encoded by the coding sequence GTGCGCGTGCTCGCGGTCGTCGCGCACCCGGACGACGAGACGCTCGGCTGCGGCGGCACGCTCGCGCGCCTCGCCGACGAGGGAAACGAGGTGACCGCGCTGCTCGCCCTGCGGCGCTGCGACCCGCGCGGCGTCGCCAACTGGAGCGCGCTGGTGGAGTGCTTCGAGCGCGCCTGCGCGCTGCTCGGCGCGCGCGCCGCGGTGCACGACGCGCCGCTCGACGAGACGCTGGCCGAGACGCACCCGCACGAGCTGCACGACCGCGTGGCGCCGTGGGTGGCGCGCGCGGATCTGGTGCTCACGCACTGGCCGGGCGACGTCAACCAGGTTCACCGCGGCGTGGCGCGTGCCGTGGAGATCGCGACGCGGCCGTTCCGCCGCCGCGTGAACGTCTCGCTGTTCGAGATCCCCTCCTCCACCGATCAGACGTTCGGCGTCGCCGGCGCGCATGCCTTCCTGCCTAACGAGTTCGTGCTGCTCGGCACGGATCACGTGCGCCGCAAGTGCGAGGCGATGGCGCTGTACTCCACCGAGCACGCGCCGGGCCGCACGGCAGCGGATGTGGAGCGCCGGCTGCGCGTGCGCGGGGCCGAAGTGGGCGCCGAGTTCGCCGAGGCGTTCGCGGTGGCGCGACGCTTCGTCTGA
- a CDS encoding NAD-dependent epimerase/dehydratase family protein, protein MHAVVVGGLGFLGGAVVDELLARGDAVSVVDPHAARIRCDERFGPGRVRALDGDILHPATLRDAFHGADEVYHLAGRLGTSELDDDVPAAIATNVTGAVHVFEAAAAARVPSVFYPSKPNVWLNTYTITKVAAEQFAELYAAQRGMRICSLRYFNAYGPRQALGPVRKIVPTFAAQALRGLPLGVFGDGEQTVDMIHSADLARLSVDLLRSGYRGPPLDCGRGVPLTVNEVAAAVNAYFGNRAGVRHLPMRRGETPRTTLVADIAPLRAALGTLRFADWDSSLAETLAWYASRDARELDLALGASSAA, encoded by the coding sequence ATGCACGCAGTCGTGGTCGGAGGTCTGGGATTCCTCGGCGGCGCCGTCGTCGACGAGCTGCTCGCGCGCGGCGATGCCGTCTCCGTCGTCGACCCGCACGCGGCGCGCATACGCTGCGACGAGCGGTTCGGCCCTGGACGCGTGCGCGCGCTCGACGGCGACATCCTCCACCCGGCGACGCTGCGCGACGCGTTCCACGGCGCGGACGAGGTGTACCACCTCGCGGGTCGGCTCGGCACCTCGGAGCTCGACGACGACGTCCCAGCGGCGATCGCCACGAACGTCACCGGCGCCGTGCACGTGTTCGAGGCCGCCGCTGCGGCTCGTGTGCCGAGCGTGTTCTACCCGTCGAAGCCTAACGTCTGGCTGAACACGTACACGATCACGAAGGTCGCCGCCGAGCAGTTCGCGGAGCTGTACGCCGCGCAGCGCGGGATGCGCATCTGCTCGCTGCGCTACTTCAACGCCTATGGCCCACGACAGGCGCTCGGCCCCGTACGCAAGATCGTCCCCACGTTCGCCGCGCAGGCGCTGCGCGGGCTGCCGCTCGGCGTGTTCGGCGACGGCGAGCAGACGGTGGACATGATTCACAGCGCCGACCTCGCGCGGCTCAGCGTGGACCTGCTGCGGTCCGGCTATCGCGGCCCGCCGCTCGACTGCGGTCGCGGCGTCCCGCTCACCGTGAACGAGGTTGCCGCGGCGGTGAACGCGTACTTCGGCAATCGCGCGGGCGTGCGCCACCTGCCGATGCGCCGGGGCGAGACGCCGCGCACGACGCTCGTCGCCGACATCGCCCCGCTGCGCGCCGCGCTCGGCACGCTGCGCTTCGCCGATTGGGACTCGTCGCTCGCCGAGACGCTCGCGTGGTACGCGTCGCGCGACGCGCGCGAGCTCGATCTCGCGTTGGGCGCCTCCAGCGCGGCCTGA
- a CDS encoding HD domain-containing phosphohydrolase, whose translation MTAPSEERPRVLVVDDEPSVTAAVARVLRRGFDVTPTHSADEGLALIRRGPSFAVVISDFQMPGMDGAAFLREVRRVAPDTARVLLTGRTDLAAAVAAVNQGQIFRYLAKPPSPDVLTTVVTAATEHHRLLRGERELLEQTLQGSLKALLSLMALAQPAALGRTSRIKSHVTAIAERLDVADRWSLEIAALLSQVGCVTLPDDTMQKLARGQALTPREQEQVDRLPGIAATLVAGIPRLEPVREILRFQNTHFDGAASPEPGVAGAAIPLGARVLKVVLDYDLLETQGMAADAALAALEARPGGYDPAVLAAGRQVWLPADPRPIVREMRLADVRPGMVFANDVVGSSGVLLVARGQEVTDALLERVRYDWRGWAHSQHVVMLERWT comes from the coding sequence GTGACCGCGCCATCGGAGGAACGGCCGCGCGTCCTCGTGGTCGACGACGAGCCGTCCGTCACGGCCGCCGTGGCCCGTGTGCTGCGGCGCGGCTTCGACGTCACACCGACGCACTCGGCCGACGAGGGGCTCGCGCTCATTCGGCGGGGGCCGTCGTTCGCCGTCGTCATCTCCGACTTTCAGATGCCCGGCATGGACGGCGCGGCCTTTCTTCGCGAGGTCCGGCGCGTCGCCCCGGATACCGCGCGCGTGCTGCTGACGGGGCGGACCGACCTCGCCGCCGCCGTCGCCGCGGTGAACCAGGGGCAGATCTTCCGCTACCTCGCAAAGCCTCCGTCGCCCGACGTGCTGACGACGGTGGTGACCGCGGCGACCGAGCACCACCGCCTGCTGCGCGGCGAGCGCGAGCTCCTGGAGCAGACGCTGCAGGGCAGCCTGAAGGCGCTGCTCTCGCTCATGGCGCTCGCGCAGCCCGCGGCGCTGGGTCGCACGAGCCGCATCAAGTCCCACGTCACGGCGATCGCGGAGCGTCTCGACGTCGCGGACCGCTGGTCGCTCGAGATCGCCGCGCTCCTCTCGCAGGTCGGCTGCGTCACGTTGCCCGACGACACGATGCAGAAGCTGGCACGCGGCCAGGCGCTCACCCCGCGCGAGCAGGAGCAAGTGGATCGGTTGCCGGGCATCGCGGCGACGCTCGTCGCGGGCATCCCGCGGCTCGAGCCCGTGCGCGAGATCCTCCGCTTTCAGAACACGCACTTCGACGGCGCCGCATCGCCGGAGCCCGGGGTCGCTGGCGCGGCGATCCCGCTCGGCGCGCGCGTGCTCAAGGTCGTCCTCGACTACGACCTGCTCGAGACGCAGGGCATGGCAGCCGACGCGGCGCTCGCGGCGCTGGAGGCTCGTCCCGGAGGGTACGACCCTGCGGTGCTCGCGGCGGGCCGCCAGGTCTGGCTGCCGGCGGACCCACGGCCCATCGTGCGCGAGATGCGACTCGCCGACGTCCGCCCCGGGATGGTCTTCGCCAACGACGTCGTGGGGTCGAGCGGCGTGCTGCTCGTCGCGCGCGGCCAGGAAGTGACCGACGCGCTGCTGGAGCGCGTGCGCTACGACTGGCGCGGCTGGGCGCACTCGCAGCACGTCGTGATGCTCGAGCGCTGGACGTAA
- a CDS encoding CHASE3 domain-containing protein, with product MQGAQRRSESWVRHSREVARGARQAERLAVDRETAVRGFLLTGNALTLAPELAARRALPELLDSLGEMTRDDAGQQRRLAAIRGAIARWDREFAEPALARGAASSPPSTPSTPSQADVRARLAGKPLFDEVRAAFDAFVRAEDAVYATQVRRNSVLRLASGAAILLELMALVLVLVWLRNRVAAQTAGLVAKQQQLEEQAVELEVQTEELREANHTLEQQAVEMELQTTELTAANASLTESQDRYRRLVDSAPYGMLVHRDGQIVFANAAAAHILGFEQADDLLRRDVYGLVHPDDRGQVRDRVRQNLDTGAATPLAELRMLRPDGTTVEVETVGIPLMHDGAPAVQVVLRDASGRKRLEAQFRQAQKMEAVGQLAGGVAHDFNNLLTVIISYSGMLLTELPASDPVRADVQEIRRAAERASALTRQLLAFSRQQLLEPQVLDVNVVVRDLQRMLHRVLREDVRLVTVLAARLGRVYADAGQLEQVIVNLAVNARDAMPTGGTLTVETADVDLDGEYALTHAGVTPGHYVMLAVSDTGVGMDAATQARIFEPFFTTKPLGHGTGLGLATVYGIVKQSGGHVWVYSEPGVGTTFKVYLPRVSAPLTRPRSGPYPAVARGSGTILLVEDDETVRRAARRILEQAGYQVLEARDGAEALRVAGTNGTGAVRVDLVITDVVMPAMSGPEFVAALREARPDVPVIFMSGYTDDAVLRQKLVEPGVAFVQKPFTPEGLARKVGDALSGAPPQVEP from the coding sequence ATGCAGGGCGCGCAGCGTCGCAGCGAGAGTTGGGTGCGGCACAGCCGCGAGGTGGCACGCGGCGCGCGCCAGGCCGAGCGGCTCGCTGTCGACCGCGAGACTGCGGTCCGCGGATTCCTGCTCACGGGCAACGCGCTCACGCTCGCCCCGGAGCTGGCCGCGCGCCGCGCCCTGCCGGAGCTCCTTGACTCGCTCGGCGAGATGACGCGCGACGATGCCGGCCAGCAGCGGCGGCTCGCCGCCATCCGCGGGGCCATCGCGCGATGGGATCGCGAGTTCGCCGAGCCCGCGCTCGCGCGCGGGGCCGCGTCCTCGCCGCCGTCGACGCCGTCGACGCCGTCGCAAGCCGACGTCCGTGCACGGCTCGCCGGGAAGCCGCTCTTCGACGAGGTGCGCGCGGCGTTCGACGCGTTCGTGCGAGCGGAGGATGCGGTCTACGCGACCCAGGTGCGCCGGAACAGCGTGCTCCGTCTGGCGAGCGGCGCCGCGATCCTGCTCGAGCTCATGGCGCTCGTCCTCGTGCTCGTGTGGCTGCGCAACCGCGTGGCGGCGCAGACCGCGGGGCTGGTCGCGAAGCAGCAGCAGCTCGAGGAGCAGGCCGTGGAGCTCGAGGTGCAGACCGAGGAGCTGCGCGAAGCGAACCACACGCTCGAGCAGCAGGCTGTCGAGATGGAGTTGCAGACAACCGAGCTCACCGCCGCCAACGCCTCGCTCACGGAGTCGCAGGACCGCTATCGGCGGCTCGTCGACTCGGCGCCGTATGGGATGCTGGTGCACCGCGACGGGCAGATCGTCTTCGCGAACGCCGCGGCCGCCCACATCCTCGGGTTCGAGCAGGCGGACGATCTCCTGCGGCGCGACGTCTACGGCCTAGTGCACCCCGACGATCGTGGACAGGTGCGCGATCGCGTCCGTCAGAATCTCGACACCGGGGCGGCGACGCCGCTCGCGGAGCTACGGATGCTCCGCCCGGACGGCACGACCGTGGAGGTGGAGACCGTGGGCATCCCGCTCATGCACGACGGCGCGCCCGCCGTGCAGGTGGTCCTCCGCGACGCGAGCGGCCGGAAGCGGCTCGAGGCCCAGTTTCGCCAGGCGCAGAAGATGGAGGCGGTCGGCCAGCTTGCCGGAGGCGTGGCCCACGACTTCAACAACCTGCTCACCGTCATCATCAGCTACAGCGGCATGCTCCTCACGGAGCTCCCCGCCAGTGACCCGGTGCGCGCGGACGTGCAGGAGATCCGCCGCGCAGCGGAGCGCGCCAGCGCACTCACGCGGCAACTGCTCGCGTTCAGTCGCCAGCAGCTGCTCGAGCCGCAGGTGCTCGACGTGAACGTCGTCGTGCGCGACCTGCAGAGGATGCTGCACCGCGTGCTGCGCGAGGACGTGCGGCTGGTGACCGTGCTCGCGGCGCGGCTCGGGCGCGTGTACGCCGACGCCGGACAGCTCGAGCAGGTGATCGTCAACCTCGCCGTCAACGCTCGCGACGCGATGCCGACCGGCGGCACGCTCACGGTCGAGACGGCGGACGTGGATCTCGACGGCGAGTACGCGCTGACGCACGCCGGCGTGACGCCCGGCCACTACGTCATGCTCGCCGTGAGCGACACCGGCGTGGGAATGGACGCGGCCACGCAGGCGCGGATCTTCGAGCCGTTCTTCACGACGAAGCCGTTAGGCCATGGCACCGGGCTCGGGCTCGCGACCGTGTACGGAATCGTGAAGCAGTCCGGTGGTCACGTCTGGGTGTATAGCGAGCCGGGTGTGGGCACGACGTTCAAGGTGTATCTGCCGCGGGTCTCCGCGCCGCTCACGCGACCGCGCAGTGGCCCCTACCCCGCCGTGGCGCGTGGGTCCGGAACGATTCTCCTCGTGGAGGACGACGAAACGGTACGCCGCGCCGCGCGCCGCATTCTCGAGCAGGCCGGCTACCAGGTGCTCGAGGCACGCGACGGCGCCGAAGCGCTGCGCGTCGCCGGGACCAACGGCACCGGCGCGGTGCGCGTCGATCTCGTGATCACCGACGTGGTGATGCCCGCGATGAGCGGCCCGGAGTTCGTCGCCGCGCTTCGCGAGGCGCGGCCCGACGTGCCCGTGATCTTCATGTCCGGTTACACGGACGACGCGGTGCTCCGACAGAAGCTCGTCGAGCCGGGGGTGGCGTTCGTGCAGAAGCCGTTCACGCCGGAGGGGCTCGCGCGCAAGGTCGGTGACGCGCTGTCGGGTGCACCACCGCAGGTCGAACCGTGA
- a CDS encoding PEP-CTERM sorting domain-containing protein (PEP-CTERM proteins occur, often in large numbers, in the proteomes of bacteria that also encode an exosortase, a predicted intramembrane cysteine proteinase. The presence of a PEP-CTERM domain at a protein's C-terminus predicts cleavage within the sorting domain, followed by covalent anchoring to some some component of the (usually Gram-negative) cell surface. Many PEP-CTERM proteins exhibit an unusual sequence composition that includes large numbers of potential glycosylation sites. Expression of one such protein has been shown restore the ability of a bacterium to form floc, a type of biofilm.), which translates to MTAEAHRTAALLSALALGPTALATAAYPAGAQTSPLYLTAYDARLNYPNPGPFYAPIYVVQGGAVTRVMPTTPGTIAYDLVVDETIHTMGYEPGRLGQEYTLTGTAIGTPYDRAPITPQPPGWPPPCCFYDGANDGRYSYTVPWRPAYELNMVYRGNLDWTGLTPLFPLAVMSMGIAYDPTNNGLWVASFAWPRPAVYLYSLTGTILSSFSIAGIPNATGVTGLAFDPADNTLWLTMGGADPGMLYQFSRDGTLLDAVRVLGGPGQPPPVELMGAEFQYPGSLATAVPEPSIEWLTATGLVVVGLTTRRRRRLAPRHRPGA; encoded by the coding sequence GTGACGGCGGAGGCGCACAGGACAGCCGCCCTGCTCTCCGCGCTCGCCCTTGGTCCCACCGCGTTAGCCACAGCGGCGTACCCCGCCGGCGCGCAGACGAGTCCCCTGTACCTCACGGCGTACGATGCGCGGCTCAACTACCCGAACCCGGGGCCGTTCTACGCACCGATCTACGTGGTGCAGGGAGGCGCGGTCACGCGCGTGATGCCGACGACGCCCGGGACCATTGCGTACGACCTGGTCGTCGACGAGACGATCCACACGATGGGATATGAGCCGGGTCGCCTGGGCCAGGAGTACACGCTCACCGGGACGGCGATCGGGACGCCCTACGACCGGGCACCGATCACGCCGCAGCCTCCGGGCTGGCCACCGCCGTGCTGCTTCTATGACGGTGCCAATGACGGGAGGTACAGCTACACGGTCCCGTGGCGCCCCGCCTACGAGCTCAACATGGTCTACCGTGGGAATCTCGACTGGACGGGGCTGACGCCGCTCTTCCCGCTCGCGGTGATGTCGATGGGGATCGCCTACGACCCGACGAACAATGGGTTGTGGGTCGCCAGCTTCGCCTGGCCCCGTCCGGCGGTCTACCTCTACTCCCTGACGGGAACAATCCTTTCGTCGTTCAGCATCGCGGGCATTCCGAACGCGACGGGGGTGACAGGACTCGCGTTCGATCCGGCGGACAATACGCTCTGGCTGACCATGGGCGGCGCGGACCCGGGCATGCTCTACCAGTTCTCGCGCGACGGCACCCTGCTCGACGCCGTACGCGTGCTGGGCGGCCCGGGTCAGCCGCCACCAGTGGAGCTCATGGGCGCGGAGTTCCAGTACCCCGGGTCGCTCGCCACGGCGGTGCCGGAGCCGTCGATCGAGTGGCTCACCGCGACCGGGCTCGTCGTGGTCGGGCTAACGACAAGACGGCGGCGCCGCCTCGCACCGCGACACCGCCCAGGAGCGTGA
- the ychF gene encoding redox-regulated ATPase YchF produces the protein MLRIGIVGLPNVGKSTLFNALTSAGVLAANYPFATKDPNVGRVNVPDARLDRLADIVKPQRTVPAAVEFVDIAGLVKGASQGEGLGNQFLANIRETDAIVHVVRCFEDDDVLHVMGSVDPVRDREVIEFELALADLATVEKRLDRTRRAAKTGDAEAKAELAVLERAHEFLKEGRGLWEAKLSAEQLAVLQPLSLLTSKPILYAANVTDAELTGTEGEHLRALRAAVESSGEPAEIVPFSAKIEAELAELPPEDRGDFLASLGLESAGLDRLIRAGYHLLGLQTYFTAGEQEVRAWTIHGGDTAPKAAGVIHTDFERGFIKADTVSYDEFVTNGGWKGAREKGVVRSEGKEYVVQDGDVMLFKFNV, from the coding sequence ATGCTTCGCATCGGCATCGTGGGCCTGCCTAACGTCGGCAAGTCGACGCTCTTCAACGCGCTGACCTCGGCCGGCGTGCTCGCCGCGAACTATCCGTTCGCGACGAAGGACCCCAACGTCGGCCGCGTCAACGTTCCCGACGCGCGCCTCGACCGGCTGGCCGACATCGTGAAGCCGCAGCGCACCGTGCCCGCGGCGGTGGAGTTCGTCGACATCGCGGGGCTCGTGAAGGGCGCGTCGCAGGGCGAGGGACTGGGCAATCAGTTCCTCGCGAACATCCGCGAGACCGACGCGATCGTGCACGTCGTGCGCTGCTTCGAGGACGACGACGTGCTGCACGTCATGGGTTCGGTGGACCCGGTGCGCGATCGCGAGGTGATCGAGTTCGAGCTCGCGCTCGCCGACCTCGCGACGGTGGAGAAGCGGCTCGACCGCACCCGCCGCGCCGCGAAGACCGGCGACGCCGAGGCGAAGGCGGAGCTCGCGGTGCTGGAACGGGCGCACGAGTTCCTGAAGGAGGGGCGCGGTCTGTGGGAGGCCAAGCTCTCGGCCGAGCAGCTCGCGGTGCTGCAGCCGCTCTCGCTCCTCACGTCGAAGCCGATCCTCTACGCCGCGAACGTGACCGACGCGGAGCTCACCGGCACGGAGGGCGAGCACCTGCGCGCGCTGCGCGCGGCGGTGGAGTCGAGCGGCGAGCCGGCGGAGATCGTTCCCTTCTCCGCGAAGATCGAGGCGGAGCTCGCCGAGCTTCCGCCGGAGGATCGCGGCGACTTCCTCGCGTCGTTAGGCCTGGAGAGCGCGGGCCTCGACCGGCTGATCCGCGCCGGCTATCACCTGCTCGGCCTGCAGACGTACTTCACGGCCGGCGAGCAGGAGGTGCGCGCGTGGACGATCCACGGCGGCGACACCGCGCCGAAGGCGGCGGGCGTGATCCACACGGACTTCGAGCGCGGGTTCATCAAGGCGGACACGGTGAGCTACGACGAGTTCGTGACGAACGGCGGGTGGAAGGGGGCGCGCGAGAAGGGCGTGGTGCGGAGCGAGGGGAAGGAGTACGTGGTGCAGGACGGGGACGTGATGCTGTTCAAGTTCAATGTCTAG